Within Synergistaceae bacterium, the genomic segment GGTTTTAGACCCCCGGCAAAACTACAGTTTCGCGGATCACTACCTGGAGGTTCCTTTCGACCTCAGCGAGGTTTTGTTTATCACTACGGCCAACGTCACCCACACGATCCCCAAGCCGCTTCTTGACCGTATGGAGATCATCAAGCTATCGGGATACACCAACCAAGAGAAGACCAATATCGCCCTTCAGTACTTGTTTCCAAGGGTATTGAAGGAGCATGGGCTAGCGACGTCTCAGGTGAAACTCTCGGCCGCGACGGTCTCGCAAATCGCTTCCCTCTACACACGGGAGGCGGGGGTCCGAGGTCTGGAGCGGGAACTTTCCACCATCGCTCGCAAGATTACTCGGAATATGGTGGAGGCCGCGGACAAAAAAGAAAAATTCAAGCTGCCGGTTAGTGTCAAGGCCTCCCAGCTCAAGGACTACCTTGGGCCTCCGAAGCTCTATGATACGAAGATCCCCAAAAACGCCCAGAAGGGTAACGTGGTGGGTTTGGCTTGGACGGAGGCTGGAGGCGACGTCCTTTTGATTGAGGCCGTCACCATGAAGGGCAAGGGAGATTTGGCCCTCACAGGGAATCTGGGAGACGTGATGCAGGAGTCCGCCCGGGCGGCAGTGAGTTTCCTTCGGGCGGAAAGCGAAGCCCTAGGAATCGGAAACTTCAACTGGAAGGCCGTGGACATTCACGTTCATGTTCCAGACGGAGCTGTGCCCAAAGACGGCCCCTCCGCCGGCGTGACGATGGCGACGGCTATTCTGTCCGCCGTCAGTGGACGCAAGGTGAACCCCAACATCGCCATGACGGGGGAGATTTCCCTGCGGGGTCACGTGCTTCCCGTGGGGGGCATCCGGGAAAAGCTACTAGCCGCCAAACGCTATGGTATCAGCCACGTGATTTTGCCTGAGGCGAATAAAGTGGACGTGGAGGAGATACCAGTCGAAATACTGGGTAATATGCGATTTGACTACGCCTCCGAGGTCGAGGCGGTTTTCAAAAAGGCGCTGGCCGCGTAGGCGGGCATGGCGACGTGGAAGGCCGGAGTCGAGGCCACCGTGTTCGACTCTTCGCGTTTCCCCCCCGAGGGCGTGCCGGAAATTGCCGTGGCTGGGCGCTCCAACGTGGGTAAGTCTACTTTAATCAACTCCCTTTTGGGAGGAAAGTTTGCTCATGTGGGAGGAACGCCGGGGAAGACACGGAGCGTCAACTTCTACTCCGTGGAGTCGGGGAGCGGTCTCTTTCGTTTGACGGACCTGCCGGGTTATGGTTACGCTGAGCGCAGCAAGTCCGAGAAAAAAGAGTGGTCGCAGCTTACGACTGCTTACGTGGGACAGCGAAAATCTCTGATCTTGGTCTGCCACCTAGCGGATTTTCGTCATGGCCTTCTGGGCAACGACCGAATATTGCAGGACTGGCTTTGCGAGTGCGGCCGGCCAATTCTGGTGGTCTTCACCAAAGGGGACAAGATCACGAGGGGTAAAAGGCAGACGATGCTACGACAGTATGTTCGCGACGGTTTGAAATCCCTGGACGTGCCTATCGTCACTTCCGGCGAGGAGCGATTCGGCATCAACGAACTGAGGTCTTTTTTGGAGAGCTAC encodes:
- the yihA gene encoding ribosome biogenesis GTP-binding protein YihA/YsxC, whose product is MATWKAGVEATVFDSSRFPPEGVPEIAVAGRSNVGKSTLINSLLGGKFAHVGGTPGKTRSVNFYSVESGSGLFRLTDLPGYGYAERSKSEKKEWSQLTTAYVGQRKSLILVCHLADFRHGLLGNDRILQDWLCECGRPILVVFTKGDKITRGKRQTMLRQYVRDGLKSLDVPIVTSGEERFGINELRSFLESYVAEAAKTFMAIQNPR